The bacterium genome includes a region encoding these proteins:
- a CDS encoding alpha-ketoacid dehydrogenase subunit beta: MNQAIATALADEMRINPDVVVFGEDVAVAEGPFKTSAGLLNEFGPSRVRDTPISEMGFMGAAVGAASTGLRPVAEIMFIEFIGVALDQLVTEAAKFHYLSRGTVSVPLTVRGSIGAGLGFGCQHSQTLESWMYGTPGLKLAVASGAHNAYGLLRAAIRDDNPVVFLEPRVLYAKREPVQTGEDGIIPLGRAATAREGSDVTLVALGAMVPAALQAAEGAPWSAEVIDLQTLVPYDKEALARSVSKTGRLVTVEENPLTGGWGGEITAFVTSELFGDLQAPPVRITCPDIHVPFGKELEQRYVPGPDYIARQVGALLETGARPAHWWENREVVA; the protein is encoded by the coding sequence ATGAACCAAGCGATCGCCACGGCGCTGGCCGACGAGATGCGCATCAACCCCGATGTGGTGGTGTTTGGCGAGGACGTCGCGGTGGCCGAAGGGCCCTTCAAGACGTCGGCGGGCCTTCTCAACGAGTTCGGGCCCTCGCGGGTGCGGGACACGCCGATCTCGGAGATGGGCTTTATGGGCGCCGCCGTGGGCGCCGCTTCGACCGGGCTCCGTCCGGTGGCGGAGATCATGTTCATCGAGTTCATCGGAGTGGCGCTCGACCAACTGGTCACCGAGGCGGCCAAGTTCCACTACCTGTCACGCGGGACGGTCTCGGTGCCGCTCACCGTGCGGGGTTCGATCGGGGCGGGGCTCGGTTTCGGGTGCCAGCATTCCCAGACGCTGGAATCGTGGATGTACGGCACGCCGGGGCTCAAGCTGGCAGTTGCCTCGGGCGCCCACAACGCTTACGGGCTTCTCCGGGCGGCCATCCGTGACGACAACCCGGTCGTCTTCCTGGAGCCCCGGGTTCTGTACGCCAAACGGGAGCCGGTACAGACCGGCGAGGATGGCATCATCCCGCTCGGTCGGGCGGCCACCGCCAGGGAAGGGTCCGATGTCACCCTGGTGGCTCTCGGAGCTATGGTCCCCGCCGCTCTGCAGGCCGCCGAAGGAGCACCATGGTCGGCGGAGGTGATCGACCTTCAGACCCTGGTCCCCTACGACAAGGAGGCACTGGCTCGGTCGGTCTCCAAGACCGGGCGCCTGGTGACGGTGGAGGAGAACCCGCTTACCGGCGGGTGGGGAGGCGAGATAACCGCCTTCGTCACGAGCGAACTGTTCGGGGATCTCCAGGCGCCGCCCGTCCGCATCACATGCCCGGATATCCACGTACCGTTTGGGAAGGAACTGGAGCAGCGCTACGTTCCCGGTCCCGACTACATAGCCCGGCAGGTCGGTGCCCTTCTCGAAACAGGAGCCCGCCC
- a CDS encoding type II toxin-antitoxin system prevent-host-death family antitoxin has product MATTIVNTHEAKSRLSELIRRVQEGGEVVVARNGQPVAKIIAWPPPRPERRPGTWAGRVKYHGDIVGPDEDVIAMFSESAESGKA; this is encoded by the coding sequence ATGGCTACCACGATAGTGAACACTCATGAAGCCAAGTCGCGACTTTCGGAGTTGATCCGCAGAGTCCAGGAAGGCGGCGAGGTCGTCGTCGCCCGGAATGGACAACCTGTCGCCAAGATCATCGCGTGGCCACCGCCACGCCCCGAACGCCGCCCGGGCACGTGGGCAGGCAGGGTGAAGTACCACGGCGACATCGTCGGACCCGATGAGGATGTCATTGCGATGTTCTCCGAATCGGCCGAAAGCGGAAAGGCTTGA
- a CDS encoding type II toxin-antitoxin system VapC family toxin has product MRLLVDSHVALWWLEGSPSLGPACRNSIERADQVFFSAVTPWELGIKKALGKVSFPDGLTDRLEAEGFEALSISPRHAEQAAALPPHHRDPFDRMLVAQAQLEALALVTADRVLHPYDVSMIEALE; this is encoded by the coding sequence TTGAGACTGCTGGTCGACAGTCACGTAGCGCTCTGGTGGCTGGAAGGGAGCCCATCGTTGGGACCGGCGTGCCGGAACTCCATCGAGCGCGCCGATCAGGTGTTCTTCTCAGCCGTTACCCCGTGGGAACTCGGGATCAAGAAGGCTCTCGGCAAGGTCTCCTTCCCGGACGGATTGACGGACAGGCTCGAGGCCGAGGGGTTCGAAGCTCTTTCGATTTCACCGCGGCATGCCGAACAGGCGGCCGCCCTTCCGCCGCACCACCGTGACCCCTTCGACCGGATGCTGGTTGCCCAGGCACAACTCGAAGCCCTGGCGCTGGTGACCGCCGACCGCGTCCTCCATCCCTATGACGTGTCGATGATCGAAGCCTTGGAGTGA
- a CDS encoding DMT family transporter, giving the protein MLNPSAAIGRLRALGSRRPLLLLSVSAVAFSTAPIFVQASSTSGPVFAFWRSWIGIVAIFASVTLAGRIRIAFPRGRDWRIPFWAGFFNAVSMVCFMTAVKFTSVVDISLLTMLNPVLIALWAIPMFGERPGLRFRLWTFVAILGSGVVILGGSTGPDGDPLGIALGIMSVLCWSFQFVSMKRARATMDTIPLMVGMLVVSTLFVSLFCFATRAAVWNLSGADMLNVVGVVVVPGGMGAMLLSWSLRWVPANVPPLMYLPAPFLAGAMAWFFLGEGVTLVHVGGGAMTLAGVAAALVSRSGKALLATAYTRPTASPPPV; this is encoded by the coding sequence GTGTTGAATCCCTCGGCTGCGATAGGGCGGCTGCGCGCGCTGGGATCGCGCCGGCCCCTGCTCCTGCTCAGCGTTTCGGCGGTGGCCTTCAGCACCGCACCTATTTTCGTCCAGGCCTCATCGACCAGCGGCCCGGTGTTCGCGTTCTGGCGGTCATGGATCGGGATCGTGGCGATCTTCGCCTCGGTCACGCTGGCCGGCCGCATCCGCATAGCCTTCCCGCGGGGCCGCGATTGGAGGATTCCCTTCTGGGCCGGCTTCTTCAACGCCGTCTCGATGGTCTGTTTCATGACCGCTGTCAAGTTCACCTCGGTGGTGGACATCTCGTTGCTGACGATGCTCAACCCGGTCCTGATCGCGTTGTGGGCGATCCCGATGTTCGGGGAACGTCCCGGGCTGCGCTTCCGCCTCTGGACGTTCGTGGCGATCCTCGGGTCCGGGGTGGTCATCCTCGGAGGATCGACGGGTCCGGACGGCGACCCGCTGGGAATCGCCCTGGGCATCATGTCGGTCCTGTGCTGGTCTTTCCAGTTCGTGAGCATGAAGCGGGCCCGCGCAACCATGGACACCATCCCCTTGATGGTGGGCATGCTGGTGGTCAGCACGCTGTTCGTGTCGTTGTTCTGCTTCGCCACCCGCGCCGCCGTCTGGAACCTGTCCGGCGCGGACATGCTCAACGTGGTGGGAGTGGTGGTCGTGCCCGGAGGGATGGGCGCCATGCTGCTCTCGTGGAGCCTGCGTTGGGTACCGGCGAACGTCCCCCCGCTCATGTACCTGCCGGCGCCTTTCCTGGCAGGCGCCATGGCCTGGTTCTTCCTCGGGGAAGGCGTGACCCTGGTCCATGTGGGGGGCGGGGCGATGACGCTGGCGGGGGTGGCGGCCGCTCTGGTCAGCCGTTCGGGCAAGGCGCTGCTGGCGACCGCCTACACCCGCCCCACGGCCTCCCCGCCCCCGGTCTGA
- a CDS encoding shikimate kinase encodes MTSKLWLIGMMSSGKTKVGRRLSARSGFPLVDTDDRIKERAGMTIPEIFATHGEPAFRTMECEEVAWIAGRSERLVVATGGGAILDEANRSLMRDTGLVVWLKPSIASLIAKGKTKNRPLLLGHDDLAARYTEIWEARKHLYEEAAHISISMDGKTRKEAAKQVWRLWQAR; translated from the coding sequence ATGACTTCCAAGCTGTGGCTGATCGGGATGATGAGTTCCGGGAAGACCAAGGTGGGCCGGCGGCTCTCCGCACGTAGCGGGTTTCCCCTGGTGGATACTGACGATCGGATCAAGGAGCGGGCCGGGATGACCATCCCCGAGATCTTCGCCACACACGGCGAGCCCGCCTTCCGGACGATGGAGTGCGAGGAGGTGGCGTGGATCGCCGGGCGTTCGGAGCGGCTGGTGGTGGCCACCGGCGGCGGCGCCATCCTCGACGAGGCGAACCGCTCCCTGATGCGGGATACCGGACTGGTGGTGTGGCTCAAACCCTCGATCGCCTCCCTGATCGCCAAGGGCAAGACCAAGAACCGCCCCCTGCTGCTGGGCCATGACGACCTGGCCGCGCGCTACACCGAGATCTGGGAGGCCCGCAAGCACTTGTACGAGGAGGCCGCCCACATCAGCATCTCCATGGACGGGAAGACCCGCAAAGAGGCCGCCAAGCAGGTCTGGAGACTCTGGCAAGCACGCTGA